Below is a genomic region from Primulina eburnea isolate SZY01 chromosome 9, ASM2296580v1, whole genome shotgun sequence.
TTAGACAGTTCCTTGTCCTCGTCTGATGCAGCAGCAGATATGACACACTTTTAACGTGTGATTTGGCTAAATCTTTATTGCATGAACAGAAGATAACAAGGACACACACCTGGAATTGCCTTGACTGAAACTAACGTGTCAGCCAAATGCTGGAGCCTTTTTGAGAAGGTTGATGAAACGAGAGAGGGCGAAAAGGTTACAACTGCTACTGCATTTGACAACCGTACGACATTTTTCAGAGATCTGACAAAAGAAAGCATGTCCCATTCCTAAAAGATAAGCGATGAATCCTTAAAAGATGAAAATTTGGGTTTTAAGAAAATAAAGCACATGTACTAAATATTTAGAAAATAATCGAATATTCTGTGAATCTCTAGGCGTTATAATAAAAATGTTGAATGCTTCATCTTTGATTCAAAAAGATAATATTTCATTCGAAACAAGCTAGACACCGACCTTGCTAAAAAAGTCACATTGCGGTGAGCACAATGATTGAATAGCAACGCGTCCTCCCATACTGTTCCAAGTGAAAACATGAAACCAGATTTAAAATTCATGATGGATAATCAGAGTATAAAAATAAGAACAAGGAAGATGATATATAAATGGAATCCCTAGTTTTGGTTGTCTTTGATGTTCCCTCATTTCATCACtccaataataataattataaaaggTGGAAGAAATAGCATTATCGGATTTCAGAATAACTCCATGAACTCAGCATTTCATCCCACACAAGTATAATCTTTCATGATTGACTGGCCTTGTGATTAAACACTAGAGTAGAGAAATGGTTCTGTTTATCCGGGCCATGAGAGTTTGCTGTCAAGATAACAAAGTTACTGTAGAATGGACCTATGAGGTGAAGATGTTGGAATTATAAGTTGTAAATCTCATTTGACAACAGACTATAGTTTTGGCATTGATGCCATTacccataaaaaataaaaataggaaGGTTTTCAGTTTATTCTGGTAGAACCAAGCtaaaaaaatgacattcatttTATCGTGCCGATGGAACTCTTCTCACGTACcacattaatttttaaatattaataacataaatgaatTTTGATGCATAAGAGCAGTAATGCAAAATGTTACCTCTGAGGAATCCGAGACAAGAAACTGGAACAACGTTTGATGAATGCGGCAAGATCAGAAGTATCATTAAGGCTAACACAATCAACATGTTTCCCAGTAAAGAAGTGTCTCTCTAAGGGTTTCCGCAAATCAAAGTCACTGCAGTACTCAGACTTTCCATCTGCACACAAGACACATGACATTATTAGGTGCAAAAGTACAATTATGATCGCTGCTTATAAATATCATGTTGGCAAATCAAGAAGCAGCTTCTTTATTAAGGATTTACCAGTCTTCTCTCTCTCTTACCAGTTGCCACCCATCTCTCTAAGATACTTTTTTAATTGGTTATATTCAGTACATTAGACAACTCTTCCtatagctataaatcaataaaatttcagAATGCAATGATCTTTCCATATCTCTCTTTTACAACAAAAAATATCTCAATGCAGTTCATTCACTTCTGTTTGCTTCAAAAATCTTAGTTTACTTCTACGTGATCTTTGCATAATACATCTTGAATGTGCTAATCAAAGCGCAAGTATTTGACGGCCATAATAAACACATAACTAACTGTAGAGATCAGATAagagaaaataaatattaaataataattaataatgaaAATGACAAAGATTGTCACACTATGACAGAGAAAATGTCATGCAATTGAGggagaaaaaaaaatcacagCCGAAAAATGGAATTCAATTTTTCTATTTTACCTCTCTGAGGCTCTGAAGTATGTTCTCCAAAATACTTCTTATATTGCCATGCAATCCTCAACCCCCTTTCCTGTGTTCAGATAACATACAAACCTTTAGATCAAAATCACGAACTCTACGTTAATAAAGCAAGTGCACCAACTTCCAGGGGTTTTTGGCAATCTGAAAACAAAAACATGGCACTTTTGGATAATGCACTATTAAATTATCTTTCTCACAGTTTCACCCTTAAAATAGGATATGCTCCATACATGTAACAATTTACTGCAATTCTTTAATTGAAATCTTAATCTGTAGCCGCCTTTTAGAGGAGTATGTCAATTCACTCATCCctaattttgttattttcatCGAAAATATCTTGATTCATAATATTCCATAGAAGTAGTTGGTTTTGGTATTTACATTTTCATTAAAAGTATCTTGATGCATAATATCCCACagaagttgattttggtgtCTACATTCTTCCAAATTGAAACCGAACAGAATAAATGTAGTCAAACCAAATCAAACAGTATATTGCATTTGATTTTCACTTAAACTGGAAAGTTTTTCATCGTTTTGAATTTTATGTCGTCTTCTTCATTTTAGGAAAAAAATTCCAACGATGTTATAGAATATTTGCAAATGGACTCAGTTAGActtaatgtgtgtgtgtgtgtatatatatatatatatatatatgggttcGTTTAGATTTAATCAACATCTCGGAATCTGAAGCCACAAATTGAATTGAAATTCTCAGACTCTTTTTGGTTCAGCAATTTTTATTATAGTTTTTAAGGTTTTGAATTTGTTTTGCAATTTCACTTTATTCATTTACTCTCCTAGTTTGACACAAATTTATTATCTACTATTTCTTTAGTAATAAATTAATGAAACTTCCTCATACGGGCAGTTGGAATTTGAAATCCATGAAAATTGATAAAAGGGTGCAATGTGCAGAAAATATCCTCATACCTGTTCGgaatgtgtaaaaaataaaaattaagagTGCATCGCGCAAAGATAGCATATTTCTAGTATGAATCCATATTTAAGCGTTTAGAAAATGAACGGGATGGGAACCTGTTCAGTGACATGGACATGAGAGTTATCATCCCTGAGGGCCATCGGGCTAGGCAAAGTGCCAAGAAACCCTCTCGGATCTTTTGAGGGACTAGCATAAATAAGAGGCTGGTGATGAACTAGCCCTTGAGACATAAAATTTCTCAATAATAGCATATGATGTGGTGCCTCAGTGTCTTCCATAACCATCACAAGGCTTCCCACTGTAAACCCACCTCCCAAAATCTCTATAAAAACAGAAGGTTGTGATAGTATCAAAAGAATAACGAAAAATGCCACAAGTACAAGTTCATAGAAATTTACTGTCCAAGTCTGAAATGCCAGACGAAAGAAACATAGTCCCATTGGGACCGAGCTTAAACCCAGGAATGTGTGAGATTATACTGGATGCTGGAGAAAAACTGCGCGAAAAACTACCACTTCGAGACTTGTCAGCGGCCATAGATATACGAAAATCTGTTATCTATTATTCACTCAGGACCTACAACCAAAGTACCAAACACAGGTAAAGAACCTAAGAAAGACCTCATCCTTATCGACTGCACTCTCGAAGACAATGAAAAAACACCAGACATCTTAAAATCATTCTGCAAAACCAGTTCAAATAACTATTAATGCGTACTTAGTGGAGCTACACTCAGAAAATAGTTGAAATCACTGGGACATTTTGCCAAACAAATGTTATGCGATATGCTAGGTTCATGGTAGGATAATCACATATGTCTATTATCAAACAACATGCAGATGAAGATAGATCATTTTGGTGTAAGGTTCGACAATTTGATAGCTTAAGATTCCAACATATAGATCTAAAATCCAGTAGGGTACATTCAAACCTAATATATAGATCTCAGGGCATTGTACAAAAATGGCTTCTGACACCAAAATCTATCATCTGCACATTCTATCATATTAAAACTTCCACCATTCAGATTTAGTAGCATAATGATGCATGATCTAACATATTCATGAAAGTGCATCTTGCGTCTACGCAATGCCGTGGACATCACCTTCATTGAAAATTAAGATCCGACCGGAAAAAGCAAGGCATCTTCAGTTTACCAAATACTAAATTTATCTTACGCAAGGATGTAACTAATATTTGTCAAGTAAACAATTTACAAACATCTCCATACACCGCAAAAATCCATCTCGATGCTCATTAAGATACATGTATCTCATACcattttattcaaaaaaaaattgaaaaatcgtGAAGAAATCAAGAAACACAACAAAAAGATGTCTCTTTCACCTGTAACTCGAAAATGAAACTAAGATGACAACCAAATAACGACAGTTTGCGtccattaaattatatataaattgtAATTACGCCTTCGTGGGTTTATGCCATTTCAAGTGATTCTACAGCTCCCGCATAATCATAAAACAAAAGGGCATAGACCCAATATCTTTTAAGTTTCTACTAGCTAATACAATAAGAAGGTATCCAATTTTTCCGTCAACAGAAGAAGTCTGTTTACATCAAGGCTAGAGCATAGGATAACGAACATTAGATGAGAGAGTAAAACCAAAAAGTATGGGAGAAAAGTGACACCATCACCTATTTAAGGAGACGGCAGGGATTTTCAAGGCAGGAGTTAGACTGCTGCTCAAAGGGCACCCCTAGCAGTTTCGCCTGGAGGCTGGATGCTTGAGGAGAAGAAACAGCGGCAGGAGCTCTCTaattttctctctctttttctttttctaattaattaattcttttTCCTAATTATAAATTAATACGTCTCatttgtttggggattttaaaTCCATCCATTTTCATCTTCTCTTGTAATATTTTCTATAATTTATTTACTaacattaatttattttacaaaatatttggtGACATATTTAGtaaaatatcaatatattaaaatttatactTAATTAGTTCATTTAACTGATTCGATTGAAATaactaattatttattaaaaaattaatttaaataatagtttcataatttatgcaattacacttttataattaaagaatataatttttaaatgttatttttatttaagacattaactaaaaaatttaatttttatacatATTTCAAATACTTAAGAaatcaaaaaataattattattttcatcatttattaaataaattagtaaaaatttaaaaattatgtaaaaaaatctaattaagattttgaaatataattttaataaaatgaaaGAAAGAAAAGGGGCCGTGCGAGTTTGGATAAAAAAATTGTAactaaaataacatttaaataagttttagttttttaaaaatgtttttactAAAAAAAGCATATGTGTTTTTTATGTTTAGATAAATgttaaaaaatgttttttttaaataaaaaatataaattttggcttttaaaatattttttattcataCCAGGATTTAATGGATTCTTGATTGGACCATGATTAAagtacataaataaataaataaccaaGTTTCATAATTCATAATACAGTGAGGAATTTGCATAAAAGTTTTAACATTAATTATGACTCTTTTATTTATGTGAACTGTTGTCATCAAATGAGTACGATTCATCGCAATATTAGTGGCCAATAAAAGTATAATTTATTCACATAGAAACAAGTTTTACAATACAGCAATAAAAGGGATTTACAGCAACATAAACACAGCTGAA
It encodes:
- the LOC140841792 gene encoding elongator complex protein 4 — encoded protein: MAADKSRSGSFSRSFSPASSIISHIPGFKLGPNGTMFLSSGISDLDKILGGGFTVGSLVMVMEDTEAPHHMLLLRNFMSQGLVHHQPLIYASPSKDPRGFLGTLPSPMALRDDNSHVHVTEQERGLRIAWQYKKYFGEHTSEPQRDGKSEYCSDFDLRKPLERHFFTGKHVDCVSLNDTSDLAAFIKRCSSFLSRIPQSMGGRVAIQSLCSPQCDFFSKEWDMLSFVRSLKNVVRLSNAVAVVTFSPSLVSSTFSKRLQHLADTLVSVKAIPDEDKELSKLLTGYQDMVGLLSVHKVARINTQVPAILEATTFSMKLQKRKSLVLECLNQAPVDGSSGTSYASSGSCSSVSSKTGLLDF